The following are from one region of the Isoalcanivorax indicus genome:
- a CDS encoding phosphomannomutase/phosphoglucomutase, whose product MSNVPLTPGIFRAYDIRGIVGETLSEEIARQIGRAVAAETRAAGETAVAVARDGRLSGPSISAALIDGLRAGGCDVVDVGMVPTPVLYYATFEIEGVRSGVMVTGSHNPPDYNGFKIVIAGQTLSGERIQGLYNRLVNQDLSEGQGTLGHVDLREQYLERITSDVHLKRPLKVVVDTGNGVAGELAPELMRRLGCEVVSLFTEIDGTFPNHHPDPGEPENMVDLIRTVKETGADLGLGFDGDGDRVGVITPSGELIYPDRLMMAFAEDVLSRVPGGRIIYDVKCTGSLATVVSELGGEPEMWRTGHSIIKARMKETGAPLAGEMSGHIFFSERWYGFDDGLYAAARMLEILAGQGADADGFFKRYPQNPSTPEITIKVAEENKFAIVERLIADGDFGDGERNTIDGIRVDYADGWGLCRVSNTSPKLVTRYEGHTEAALKRIQGVFEANIRAAMDAVGG is encoded by the coding sequence ATGAGCAATGTCCCCCTGACCCCCGGCATCTTCCGGGCCTACGATATTCGCGGCATCGTCGGTGAAACGCTGAGCGAAGAGATTGCCCGCCAGATCGGCCGGGCCGTGGCAGCGGAAACCCGGGCAGCGGGTGAGACCGCTGTTGCGGTGGCTCGCGATGGCCGCCTGTCGGGGCCATCAATCAGCGCGGCGCTGATCGACGGCCTGCGTGCGGGCGGCTGCGATGTGGTGGATGTGGGCATGGTGCCCACGCCGGTGCTGTACTACGCCACCTTCGAGATTGAAGGCGTGCGCTCGGGGGTGATGGTCACCGGCAGTCACAATCCGCCGGACTACAACGGCTTCAAGATCGTCATTGCCGGGCAGACGCTGTCCGGCGAGCGTATACAGGGCCTCTACAACCGCCTGGTCAACCAGGACCTGAGTGAAGGGCAGGGCACGCTGGGCCATGTGGATCTGCGTGAGCAGTATCTGGAGCGCATCACCTCGGATGTGCATCTGAAGCGCCCCCTCAAGGTGGTGGTGGATACCGGCAACGGCGTGGCGGGGGAACTGGCACCGGAACTGATGAGGCGGCTGGGCTGTGAGGTGGTGTCGCTGTTTACCGAGATCGACGGCACCTTCCCGAACCATCACCCGGATCCGGGCGAGCCGGAGAACATGGTTGACCTGATCCGTACCGTGAAAGAGACCGGCGCTGATCTGGGGCTGGGCTTCGACGGCGACGGCGACCGGGTGGGGGTTATTACCCCGTCCGGTGAGCTGATCTACCCGGATCGGTTGATGATGGCTTTTGCCGAGGACGTGCTGTCGCGGGTACCGGGCGGGCGTATTATCTATGACGTCAAGTGCACCGGCAGCCTGGCCACGGTGGTCAGCGAGTTGGGCGGTGAGCCGGAGATGTGGCGCACCGGCCACTCGATCATCAAGGCGCGCATGAAGGAAACCGGGGCGCCGCTGGCCGGGGAAATGAGTGGCCACATCTTCTTTTCCGAGCGCTGGTACGGCTTTGATGACGGGCTCTATGCCGCGGCGCGCATGCTCGAGATTCTGGCCGGGCAGGGCGCCGACGCCGACGGCTTCTTCAAGCGCTATCCGCAGAACCCCAGTACCCCGGAGATCACCATCAAGGTGGCCGAAGAGAACAAGTTTGCCATTGTCGAGCGCCTGATTGCCGACGGCGACTTCGGCGACGGCGAGCGCAATACCATCGACGGTATCCGGGTGGATTACGCCGATGGCTGGGGGCTCTGCCGGGTGTCCAATACCTCGCCCAAGCTGGTGACCCGCTACGAGGGGCACACCGAGGCGGCCCTGAAGCGCATTCAGGGGGTGTTCGAGGCCAATATCAGGGCGGCCATGGATGCGGTGGGGGGCTGA
- the cysD gene encoding sulfate adenylyltransferase subunit CysD has protein sequence MVLPEHRMTHLQALEAESIHIIREVAAEFDNPVMLYSIGKDSSVMLHLARKAFAPGKPPFPLMHIDTTWKFREMIAFRNRMAEEAGMELLVHTNQEGVAAGINPFDYGSAKYTDIMKTQALKQALSMHGFDAAFGGARRDEEKSRAKERVYSFRDRHHRWDPKNQRPELWNLYNGRINKGESIRVFPLSNWTELDIWQYIYLENIEIVPLYFADTRPVVEHDGMLVMVDDDRMPLAEGQVPKQMDVRFRTLGCYPLTGAVPSSARTLPEIIQEMLVARTSERSGRAIDHDEAGSMEKKKREGYF, from the coding sequence ATGGTACTTCCAGAGCACCGCATGACCCATCTCCAGGCACTGGAGGCGGAGTCTATTCACATCATTCGCGAAGTGGCCGCCGAGTTCGATAACCCGGTGATGCTGTATTCCATCGGCAAGGACTCGTCGGTGATGCTGCACCTGGCGCGCAAGGCGTTTGCCCCGGGCAAGCCGCCGTTCCCGCTGATGCACATCGACACCACCTGGAAGTTCCGCGAGATGATCGCCTTCCGTAACCGCATGGCGGAGGAAGCGGGTATGGAACTGCTGGTGCATACCAACCAGGAAGGCGTGGCGGCCGGGATCAACCCGTTCGATTACGGCAGCGCCAAATACACCGACATCATGAAGACCCAGGCGCTGAAGCAGGCGCTGTCGATGCATGGTTTCGATGCCGCTTTCGGCGGCGCGCGCCGCGATGAAGAGAAGTCCCGCGCCAAGGAGCGGGTCTATTCGTTCCGCGACCGTCATCACCGCTGGGACCCGAAGAACCAGCGCCCGGAGCTGTGGAACCTGTACAACGGCCGCATCAACAAGGGCGAGTCGATCCGTGTGTTCCCGCTGTCCAACTGGACCGAACTGGATATCTGGCAGTACATCTATCTGGAGAATATCGAGATCGTGCCGCTGTATTTTGCCGATACCCGCCCGGTGGTGGAGCACGACGGCATGCTGGTGATGGTCGACGACGACCGCATGCCGCTGGCGGAAGGCCAGGTGCCGAAGCAGATGGACGTGCGCTTCCGCACGCTGGGCTGCTACCCGCTGACCGGCGCCGTGCCGTCCAGCGCTCGTACCCTGCCGGAAATCATTCAGGAAATGCTGGTGGCGCGTACTTCTGAGCGTTCCGGCCGTGCCATCGACCATGATGAAGCGGGTTCCATGGAGAAGAAAAAGCGGGAGGGCTACTTCTGA